The genome window CGACTGACTTTGCCAGCGCCTCCACCTCCGCTGACGATTGGATCAGCCCCAGATTGTCCCTCAGCCACTGAATCAATGCGCCCGTAATCGCAATGGACCCCTCCAACGCATACACGGCCTTCCTGCTCCCGATTTTGTATCCGAGGGTGGTCAACAGGCCTGCCCTGCTTCGCACAGGTTTCTCGCCTGTGTTCATTAACATAAAACAGCCTGTGCCGTATGTATTCTTCGCTTCGCCCGCTTTGAAACAGGTCTGACCAAACAATGCCGCCTGCTGGTCCCCAAGATCGCCCGCGACGAGGATGCCCCGCAGGGGAGATTGACCCGCCTCCTTTACGGAACCATACACCTCGGAAGATGATTTTATGCTTGGCAACATCGCGCGCGGGATGCCCATCACCTTCAAAATCCCGGGATCCCAATCCAGCGTCTTGAGATTCATCAGCATCGTACGGGAGGCGTTGGTGACATCGGTGACATGCTCGCCTGTCAGATTCCAAATCAGCCATGCATCAATATTGCCAAACAGCAGATCCCCCTTTTTCGCTTTTGCCTGCGCACCTTTGACATTATCCAAAATCCATTTGATCTTGGGGCCTGAAAAATAAGTGGCCAGAGGCAGCCCGGTCTTTCTTCTAAACCTGTTCTGTCCACCCTGCTTTGCAAGTTTGGCGCAAATTACATCTGTTCGTGTATCCTGCCAGACAATGGCATTGTAAACAGGCTTGCCCGTCTTCTTATCCCACACCACTGTCGTCTCACGTTGGTTCGTCACACCGATTGCTGTGATCTGTTCATGGGTGACCCCATACCGATCACTTGCCTTCTGCAGGGCACCGCGCATTACCTCCTGGGTACGCTCCCAAATCTCCAATGGATCATGCTCCACCCAGCCTGGTTTCGGGTACATCTGCTGATGTTCCTTCTGCTCAACAGCAACGATATTCCCGCCATGATCGAAAATAATAAAACGCGTGCTGGTCGTACCCTGGTCAATTGCAGCAACATAGTTGGACATCTTCACCTCACAGGTTAATTGTAAAACAAAAAGTCCCCGTCTGCAGACGGGGACATGACTTTCGTCGTTGCGGGTCACTTTCTGGCTGTTTTCACAGCTTTCGTCGTCTTGCGCGCAATGGGTTTGCGGACCGCCTTCACGGGAACCTTCTCCACAGCGGACGCGGGGTGTTCCACTTCATCTTCTTCATCCATCCCATTGAAGAAATTGAACGCCATCACTGCCAGAGTTGCGCCGATCAACGGACCGAACAAATAAATGACATAGGTGTACACATTTGCCAAATTCGGCCCGGCAAA of Anaerolineales bacterium contains these proteins:
- the glpK gene encoding glycerol kinase GlpK; this encodes MSNYVAAIDQGTTSTRFIIFDHGGNIVAVEQKEHQQMYPKPGWVEHDPLEIWERTQEVMRGALQKASDRYGVTHEQITAIGVTNQRETTVVWDKKTGKPVYNAIVWQDTRTDVICAKLAKQGGQNRFRRKTGLPLATYFSGPKIKWILDNVKGAQAKAKKGDLLFGNIDAWLIWNLTGEHVTDVTNASRTMLMNLKTLDWDPGILKVMGIPRAMLPSIKSSSEVYGSVKEAGQSPLRGILVAGDLGDQQAALFGQTCFKAGEAKNTYGTGCFMLMNTGEKPVRSRAGLLTTLGYKIGSRKAVYALEGSIAITGALIQWLRDNLGLIQSSAEVEALAKSVEDNGGIYFVPAFSGLYAPYWKSDARGVIVGMTRYVNKGHIARAALEATAYQTREVLDAMEKDSGVRLRSLKVDGGMVFNELLMQFQSDILNVPVVRPQVAETTALGAAYAAGLAVGFWENLDELKANWGRDKEWMPDMNAKARKSLYAGWKKAVRRTFDWVD